Sequence from the Zeugodacus cucurbitae isolate PBARC_wt_2022May chromosome 5, idZeuCucr1.2, whole genome shotgun sequence genome:
atttatatgcaatcatatgtgctaatatgatgtttatttatgactgcatgcaaaatttattcaattcaaataaattatgcgatttcagaggcatatttgtcggcatgtttaaacggacctacatatgaatgtaatgttttaaaataatatacctactttcataaaaaatgtttttatttttatattaaatgcatttcttacaatactaaaattaactacatatttcattatatgagacttgtatatacatacatgtgtatacctagatatatacaaaagcgcatacgtacatacatacatatgtagatgcatatgtatggacatcttccaaaattcgtattgtctcgttatcacttatcagtgaaggtcatatgcacacattgttacatatgcatatacataaatatgtttgtatgtcattgacgaacaagtaatgcatacacaaacttacattcgcatatgcatacacgtaagtttgtcaccatcacaaaaaatcaaaagtattttctacaaaaacaacaagcgcctcaaacgcataagcagcatcacaagtcaatatggcagccaatcaacgaagccaaattttgtagtacatacaacaaaaccattttcattcatgaacgcaagcgcacattcacttggcaaagttgcttcattcataaaagcaacgccatacacacctccctgcgcatgccatgtctacaaacggcttttcgcgacgatgacaaaaatcataaattgaagatttttctaatgttccctccagaaggaaaatttacaacatcgcaaaaacctaggtacaaaaatgccaacatagcccttgagtcgatttaaaatatttttcagcaaaaattctgatttgaggctcgcaaaaatttatgtcgatatgtttgcatgctcatacatattcatacatatttacgacaagccgattttctaccaacaacgcaatgttgcgtcgttttgacgtcgcgcaggcggccatcaaaccttcgacacatcgagctttacagaggcgtttcaagtgatccctccctaattataaatgcgctaattatgtattgtatagtattgacctacaattagcaaatacaaataattaaatgtatttaaatattctaccaatatattatgccatatttcaatgtactacgactgatttctgtaaaaatcaaaacataaaaattcaaacgataacatgagttggggacctggaccccttcccttcgaacgtgcgacactgctttgacttgagaacaaaaaatcacaatttgcggccattcgttgtctgtggcaacgaagattttacaacaaaccatgagggtcacattatgcgtatggttctttcgattttgtttacatgcacacataattacaaattatgcgccaacttttattcttttggtatattatcgaaacttttaataaccaaagaaaataaatattcatatgtatgcagtatataattatattatattttaacatatgtatataaaataattatttcattatatacttcaaagcattttatggaataaatcataaagttttgcatatatacgtatgtattttgatattaaatgtaaatgaaattatatagcgagtcgtttgcgcactgtatataagcgaatctgtaagcgtacagttattaacattcaaattaacacaatttttctcatttaacactgaaaccgctcaattctgctattttcgagtgcgctgatgttaaacctgtggtgaaacacgctaataattttctgtggtgaaacacgctcatcttggcgagtacccctgcgaaaagaggaccactttgacaatcggcacaccatgaaccttctctatatttaacgttctctgagCACAGCCAGAAAGTGGCAGCCACGATGCTGTTGATGGCAACAATGCAAACGTGCCGAACACACCAAACGATATGGCGACTACAGTAAAGCACACAACACTATTGCACAGCGACTGCATACCACCAGGCGACATATTGAATTCACTGGAAAATCTCATAGCATACTCCGACTCAAATAACGATCCAGAATTTCCGCTACCCGGCCTCGATGATGTAGCACAATTGGCGCTCATCTCACACAGCATCGTGGCCTATCTGACGCACTTGGATCGTCAGCATTTGGTACGCGTGTCGAGCAGCATTGCCGGCGATACCACACGCTGGTTAGGTGCACTCTTCCGTTTTCTCGATCCGGCCAGTAGTTTTCACACAGACAATGCTGACGCTATACTACGCGCTGTACGTTTAGCAATAGTTGCACGTTGTCCCGGCTATCTAGAGGGTGGCATACCGGCATTGGCGCAACCCTGTTTCTACATCTCGGAGAATATAACGCCACTGCGCCTGCAATTCGCTTGCCGTCAGTTGGGTATACCATTGGATGCGATACGTTTGATACCGGCCAATAGCACTTTCGGCACAATGGATTTGTCGATGCTGCTTAAACAAGTACAAGCCGATTTGAGTGCAAATCGTACACCACTACTAGTGGTAGCCGATGTTGGTGCATCGCTGAGCGGTTACGTGGATAATTTGCAACGCATGAGTGACATCTGCCGTACGCACAATATATGGTTGCATGCCACCGGGCATGCTTTGGCGGCGTTGGCATGTGCACAGGGACCAAATACGGTGAGTTGGCATTGAGATGGAATTGTAATCATTTGGTAAATCGGCGTTCATATAGCTAAAAAATCACATTCGAACGCAAATTAAATGAAGTGAAACATATTTAAGCTTATAAAATATCTGTTCGTCACAAAAGAGTTCAAAGTTATATAATTAAGCAATAATCGTGTATATCAGTGTGACACAAACGTCCAAAGTGAATTACTGTGCGCGTTAATCGTggtatctgtccgtccgttgaTGAGTCAGCTTTCTTGCTTATAATAAGTTGCTACCGAGTTGGAAACACGTAACAGAACTTCTTCTGAGCAACCCCTTCAAAACAGGTGTTTCAATTAATTACTGTTATctaataatttatgtattataatacaaaaacaaaaataataacaactttCTGCCATAATTAAACCCGCTTGACACTTCAAAATCCAAACTCTTCAtttcaagaaattttaatatttggttgTCAATTAAATGTAccagtatgtatgtgtatctataaaataatttatatttaattgcctTTTGATAAGCAACCGTtataaataatcttatctgcATATCTTTTTCTTTGCTGCCCGCACAGATCAGTGACATTGTTGACtcaattgttttgaatttgGGCAGTTGGTTGGGCGTGCCAAGCCTACCGATTGTGGTAAGTTGTATGATAATTATGCTTAAGAAgactatttaattaataaagatATCATTTCTTTCCTCACACGCAGCTACTGCATCGCCAATTGCAAAACACTGCATTGGCCGCATTCGAATCGGATCCAATAGTGTCGCGTCGCCTACATTCGCTTTCATTATGGACTAGTCTGCAAGCGCTTGGACGTGATGCGATAGCGGAACGTATACATGTTGCATTTCAAACGTGTAGTATACTCTTCGAGATCACTTCCAAGTGTGAGGGTATGCGTGTAGTGGTAAGTTTTGAACATGAAAGTGTGATTAACTGAATACTAGACTTAATTTGTTTGTGAGTTTGTGCGGTTTAAAAACGTGTTAATTTTGTTCTTTCATACGCGGTTTATCTAGAATGTTTGTGTGTAAGACGAAATTACAAAGCAATAGTTGTTGCGTTTAACTAACAGAGTTGATAAGTGTTATCGCAAagctgtttttgctttttttgtttgtttgtgtgtacaTGGTTCCATCATTTATAATGTTCGATTCTAATTAAAATTCGCTAAGGTTTATTACAGTTGTTCGTTCTTTATAAAAGGAAGTAGTTTAAATTAAAGTCTTGAGATAAAATGTTTTTGCATAGCACGAGGCATAAacgtttttaaatatatactcaaTATAATAATCAAAGAGTTAAAAACACAGCCGTTAtgtaaattttcttcatattttttaataatttgaatatttaagtgtttgaacctaaaaaaaacaacaacaaacgaaaacaaattttcattactAAAAATTAAGTTGAATTTTCACGTGTtcctataatatatatttccgtTTTATAGAGTCGTGCCCCAGGCGGCCAATCAGGCACTACACTTAACGATGTCATTAATAAGCCGCTAGACGCTAATGTAAGTATTTTATCGGCAAACAAATTGCATTTCAagttcatacaaattttaattataatttacaacACGTGAAACAGTTGCTTTTCGAGACCGTTGCACCGGTTGTTGTATTTCAATTCGATGGCAGTACAACTATAGCTACAGTGGGCAAAACCGATAACGAACATTTGAATGCATTGGAGCGCAATGGCAAGACATTGGAGAAGGTTGACAATGCCATCTACTTTGATCGCTTGAATTCGTGGTTGGGACAATTGCTGCAACGTGATTGTCCAAATGTAAgcaaattattttcactttggttttatattttattaataaataccaCTTTATATTTGAACACAGTTCGATTTCGAAATCATTGAACATCCTACACATGGCACTTGCATACGTTACTGCCCCTTGGAATTGGGTTTGGGCGAGCAGTCCCCCACTTCAGAGAATTTAGAGGGTTTCGCACAGTATCTCGAAGGCAATGTTGATATTTTACGTGCAACCATTAAGCATAAAGCGTCGTTTATTGAGTCGGTTGAGAAGAGTGATGTGTTGCGTTTGGTCGAACTGCCAGAGTGGGCCGGTATGGGCGGTGTGCGTTATGTGCCCGAGGGTTGGGAATCCATACTCACGGATCAAGCCAAAACTGAATTAAATAAGCTAAATGTCGATCTCGTAGAAGCATTGAAATCAACTGATAATGCCTTCTCGCTGGGCGAGGGTGCAGATGGTATGATTTGTGTACGCTTCGGTATGGTTACGCATGAAACGGAGGTGGATGAGCTATTGGATTTAGTTGTTTCAGTGGGTCAGAGTATACAGGAAAATTCGAGAGTATTAGATACAATGTCGGAAATTGTAAAGAAGGTGAGTGTgtggttttgtaatttttattttcacatctACTATTACTATAACCACTTTTTTGAAGTActgtttataatatacatatttttacactaattcacactaaatttccatattttattttcattgcaaagtattaagtattaacaATTATCTTCTCCACCTTAGGGCATCGAGGCTGCCACTGCCGATTTATTGCGCGAAACCGAGGAGAAAATGTGGCAAGAAGGCATATTGAGACATGTACCAGTTGTAGGGCGTGTGTTTAATTGGTGGTCACCACCACCTAAAGAGGCGGGTGGTATCAAAGGTCGCAGTCTAAATCTAACACAAGGCATAGTCGAAAGCACAGAAAATATTTACaggtaaatattaatgaaatcacCGACTGAATTTAAACCTACTAAACAACTATCTAGATATCACATGCAAATGTCGGGTTCTCCACATCAAATGGGACGTTCGCCACCCACACCGATGGTACAAACA
This genomic interval carries:
- the LOC105210552 gene encoding pyridoxal-dependent decarboxylase domain-containing protein 1, coding for MSSGAGDELTNEPRVAEIAASSIRSGLAELELRSAQVLRGLENVKTAAPVEEPESGSHDAVDGNNANVPNTPNDMATTVKHTTLLHSDCIPPGDILNSLENLIAYSDSNNDPEFPLPGLDDVAQLALISHSIVAYLTHLDRQHLVRVSSSIAGDTTRWLGALFRFLDPASSFHTDNADAILRAVRLAIVARCPGYLEGGIPALAQPCFYISENITPLRLQFACRQLGIPLDAIRLIPANSTFGTMDLSMLLKQVQADLSANRTPLLVVADVGASLSGYVDNLQRMSDICRTHNIWLHATGHALAALACAQGPNTISDIVDSIVLNLGSWLGVPSLPIVLLHRQLQNTALAAFESDPIVSRRLHSLSLWTSLQALGRDAIAERIHVAFQTCSILFEITSKCEGMRVVSRAPGGQSGTTLNDVINKPLDANLLFETVAPVVVFQFDGSTTIATVGKTDNEHLNALERNGKTLEKVDNAIYFDRLNSWLGQLLQRDCPNFDFEIIEHPTHGTCIRYCPLELGLGEQSPTSENLEGFAQYLEGNVDILRATIKHKASFIESVEKSDVLRLVELPEWAGMGGVRYVPEGWESILTDQAKTELNKLNVDLVEALKSTDNAFSLGEGADGMICVRFGMVTHETEVDELLDLVVSVGQSIQENSRVLDTMSEIVKKGIEAATADLLRETEEKMWQEGILRHVPVVGRVFNWWSPPPKEAGGIKGRSLNLTQGIVESTENIYRYHMQMSGSPHQMGRSPPTPMVQTPVISAINTVPPVFPEAATQVQAPQQQLQQQQSQYSNSNSVNEDSDKHTRNISQSSNHSSVPELVPVNANVIVNTNPINNGK